In Geminocystis sp. NIES-3708, a single window of DNA contains:
- a CDS encoding 2-isopropylmalate synthase: protein MTNQPDRIIIFDTTLRDGEQSPGASLNVDEKLNIARALAKLGVDVIEAGFPHASQGDFHAVQRIAETVGTENGPIICGLARATFKDIKSAGEALKPAFKSRIHTFLATSDIHLEYKLKKTRADVLAIVPEMVAYAKTFTDDVEFSPEDAGRSDPEFLYQVLELAINAGATTVNIPDTVGYTTPSEYGAIIKGIKDNVSNIDQAIISVHGHNDLGLAVANFLEAVKNGARQLECTINGIGERAGNAALEELVMALHVRRQYFNPFLGRDVNSTEPLTNIDTKQIYKTSRLVSSLTGMIVQPNKAIVGANAFAHESGIHQDGVLKNRLTYEIMDAESIGLTTNQIVLGKLSGRNAFRTRLMELGFELSEEDLNKAFLRFKEVADKKREISDWDLEAIVNDEIQQPPELFRLELVQVSCGDHSAPTATITIRNPQGEELSDASIGTGPVDAIYKAINRVVNIPNELIEYSVKSVTAGIDAMGEVTIRLKHENKTYSGYAANTDVIVASARAYISALNRLYAAIEAKKETDLQLINN from the coding sequence ATGACAAACCAGCCAGATAGAATTATTATATTTGATACCACATTGCGTGATGGAGAACAATCTCCCGGTGCAAGTTTAAATGTAGATGAAAAACTAAATATCGCTCGTGCTTTAGCTAAATTAGGTGTTGATGTTATTGAAGCCGGTTTTCCCCATGCAAGTCAAGGAGATTTTCACGCCGTACAACGTATCGCTGAAACCGTAGGTACAGAAAATGGACCTATCATCTGCGGTTTAGCTCGTGCAACCTTCAAAGACATCAAAAGTGCAGGAGAAGCCCTTAAACCAGCTTTTAAAAGCCGAATCCATACATTTTTAGCCACATCTGATATACATTTAGAATATAAACTTAAGAAAACTCGTGCCGATGTGTTAGCCATTGTACCTGAAATGGTAGCTTACGCTAAAACATTTACCGATGACGTAGAGTTTTCCCCTGAAGATGCTGGGCGTAGTGATCCTGAATTTCTTTATCAAGTATTAGAATTAGCTATTAATGCGGGAGCGACAACAGTTAATATACCTGATACAGTTGGTTATACTACTCCTAGTGAATATGGTGCAATTATAAAAGGTATTAAAGATAATGTATCGAATATTGACCAAGCCATCATATCCGTTCATGGTCACAATGATTTAGGTTTGGCAGTAGCAAATTTTCTTGAAGCAGTGAAAAATGGAGCAAGACAGTTAGAATGTACTATTAATGGTATTGGTGAAAGGGCTGGAAATGCAGCATTAGAAGAGTTAGTTATGGCACTTCATGTACGTCGTCAATATTTTAATCCTTTTTTAGGCAGAGACGTTAATTCTACTGAACCTTTAACTAATATAGATACTAAGCAGATTTATAAAACTTCTCGTTTAGTATCAAGTTTGACGGGGATGATAGTACAACCTAATAAAGCCATTGTTGGTGCGAATGCTTTTGCCCATGAATCGGGAATTCATCAAGATGGGGTGTTGAAAAATCGCCTCACTTACGAAATTATGGATGCGGAATCTATTGGTTTAACAACTAATCAGATTGTACTCGGCAAACTTTCAGGACGTAACGCATTTCGGACTCGTCTGATGGAATTGGGATTTGAATTGTCAGAAGAAGACTTAAATAAAGCCTTTTTGCGTTTTAAAGAGGTAGCAGATAAAAAACGAGAAATTAGTGATTGGGATTTAGAAGCCATCGTTAATGATGAAATTCAGCAACCCCCTGAACTTTTCCGCCTTGAGTTAGTACAAGTTTCTTGTGGAGATCATTCTGCACCGACTGCTACTATTACTATTCGTAACCCTCAAGGAGAAGAATTAAGTGATGCTTCCATTGGTACAGGTCCTGTTGATGCGATATACAAGGCGATTAATCGTGTAGTGAATATTCCTAACGAGTTAATTGAGTATTCCGTCAAATCCGTTACTGCGGGAATTGATGCCATGGGAGAGGTAACAATTCGCTTGAAACACGAAAATAAAACCTATTCAGGTTATGCGGCGAATACTGATGTCATTGTTGCTTCTGCCCGTGCTTATATTAGTGCTTTAAATCGTTTATATGCGGCAATTGAAGCGAAAAAAGAAACTGATTTGCAATTAATTAATAATTAA
- a CDS encoding AAA family ATPase — MSQSQLIKIMQQEDFYPHKVKLPIEVIQTHCSTIFLTGEYAYKLKKVVNFGFLDYSTIEKRKYFLEEELRMNKIIAPDLYLEVIPISYIQEKFILNNNYQIFDYVLKMKQFPQENLLINIFKAGKLTEERIKELGKLVANFHQKTFTNKYINSFGTAEKIRQSINENYRQTKKYIGFVQTLEQYQKTKAFTENFFISHQECFKKRQIKNKIKECHGDLHLKNICIWNNKIQLFDRIEFNESFRFVDVIYDVAFTIMDLDFREEKKLANVFLNTYLETTGDWEGLQVLPLYLTRQAYVRAKVNSFLLDDSAISETEKQQAQKVASKYYNLAYKYTQKSQGKIILMSGLSGSGKSTIASQIAKKINGIHIRSDAVRKHLAGISLEEKGQNELYSLEMNVNTYNHLFYLGKLLIKEGFTVILDAKYDRIFFRQPIIEFAKTQNIDLQIIYCTAPLKILGDRINKRTGDISDATIELLKEQQNNFEFFTEIEKPFLKIINNSK, encoded by the coding sequence ATGTCTCAAAGTCAATTAATTAAAATAATGCAGCAAGAGGATTTTTATCCCCATAAAGTTAAACTTCCTATTGAAGTTATACAAACTCATTGTTCAACAATTTTTTTAACAGGAGAATATGCTTATAAATTGAAAAAGGTAGTTAATTTTGGCTTTTTAGATTATTCGACTATTGAGAAACGAAAATATTTTCTTGAAGAGGAATTGAGAATGAATAAAATAATTGCTCCTGATCTTTATTTGGAAGTTATACCTATTAGTTATATTCAGGAAAAATTTATTTTAAATAATAATTATCAGATATTTGATTATGTTTTAAAAATGAAACAATTTCCTCAAGAAAATCTTTTAATTAATATATTTAAAGCTGGTAAATTAACAGAAGAGAGGATAAAAGAATTAGGTAAATTAGTGGCTAATTTTCATCAAAAGACTTTTACTAATAAGTATATTAATAGTTTTGGCACAGCAGAAAAAATTAGACAATCGATCAATGAAAATTATCGACAGACAAAAAAATATATTGGATTTGTTCAAACATTAGAACAATATCAAAAAACTAAAGCATTTACTGAAAATTTTTTTATTTCTCATCAAGAATGTTTTAAAAAAAGACAAATCAAAAATAAAATTAAAGAATGTCATGGAGATTTACATCTAAAAAATATTTGTATTTGGAATAATAAAATACAATTATTTGATCGTATTGAATTTAATGAATCATTTCGTTTTGTTGACGTAATTTATGATGTTGCTTTTACAATAATGGATCTTGATTTTAGAGAAGAAAAAAAACTAGCTAATGTTTTTCTTAATACTTATTTAGAAACCACTGGAGATTGGGAAGGATTGCAAGTTTTACCTTTATATTTGACTCGTCAAGCCTATGTTAGAGCAAAAGTTAACTCTTTTTTATTAGATGATTCTGCTATTAGTGAAACTGAAAAACAACAAGCTCAAAAAGTAGCTTCAAAATATTATAATTTAGCATATAAATATACTCAAAAATCTCAAGGAAAAATAATTTTAATGTCTGGTTTATCAGGCTCTGGAAAAAGCACAATAGCAAGTCAAATAGCCAAAAAAATTAATGGAATACATATTCGTTCTGATGCCGTAAGAAAACATTTAGCAGGAATATCTTTAGAAGAAAAAGGACAAAATGAACTTTATTCTTTAGAAATGAATGTTAATACTTATAATCATTTATTTTATTTAGGAAAATTATTAATTAAAGAAGGATTTACTGTTATTTTAGATGCTAAATATGATCGTATTTTTTTCCGTCAACCTATTATTGAATTTGCTAAAACTCAAAATATTGATTTGCAAATTATTTATTGTACTGCTCCTTTAAAGATTCTTGGCGATCGCATAAATAAAAGAACTGGAGATATTTCTGATGCCACGATAGAATTATTAAAAGAACAACAAAATAACTTTGAATTTTTTACGGAAATAGAAAAACCTTTTTTAAAAATTATTAATAATTCTAAATAA
- a CDS encoding serine/threonine-protein kinase: protein MILSYCLNPDCPEPKNEPNEKVCVSCGSNLILHNRYRVIKKIGKGGFGTTFLGIDLSLPGNPFCVIKQLRANSNDPETFQMALDLFQREAKTLGKIDHPQIPRLLDYFEDNLHFYLVQSLVKGKNLQQEVKQNGVFNEAQAKKFLGEILPILQYVHSIKMIHRDIKPANIIRREQDGKLVLIDFGAVKDQVNTQLAKNYGQTAFTQFAVGTMGFAPPEQLAMRPIYSSDIYALGSTCLYLMTAKSPKDIPCNELTGELLWEKEVKISNGFVKVLRKMLEVDVRLRYQSAKEVMDELDIAPYEEELQKGLVTNTKTVIPTPSETNDEYTHVSATSRLAMAIRARKSRQGKTKYLTQINAESILVAYSQGRMDFSKQTFNQFNFMGANIPLINFRHCTMTQCNFEESYLKGANFYSAILIKTKFAKANLKKVHFMKADLQSADFRGADLEGANLEGANLNDANFCGANLTNVSVEEDQLQQTQTNWNTIFPDGKRRLW, encoded by the coding sequence ATGATTTTAAGTTATTGCCTAAACCCAGATTGTCCAGAGCCAAAGAATGAACCCAACGAAAAGGTTTGTGTCAGTTGTGGTTCTAATTTGATATTGCATAATCGTTACCGTGTAATTAAAAAAATTGGAAAGGGTGGATTTGGAACAACTTTTTTAGGGATTGATTTATCTTTACCGGGTAATCCTTTCTGTGTTATAAAACAGTTACGAGCTAATTCTAATGATCCAGAAACCTTTCAAATGGCATTAGATTTATTTCAAAGGGAAGCAAAAACTTTAGGAAAAATTGATCATCCTCAAATTCCTCGATTACTGGACTATTTTGAAGATAATCTACATTTTTATTTAGTTCAAAGTCTAGTTAAAGGTAAAAATTTACAACAAGAAGTAAAACAAAACGGCGTATTTAATGAAGCTCAAGCCAAAAAATTTTTAGGGGAAATATTACCAATTCTGCAATATGTTCACTCCATTAAGATGATTCATCGGGATATTAAACCAGCTAACATTATTCGTCGAGAACAAGATGGTAAATTGGTTTTAATTGATTTTGGAGCAGTTAAAGATCAAGTTAACACTCAATTAGCTAAAAATTATGGTCAAACAGCCTTTACTCAATTTGCTGTAGGCACGATGGGGTTTGCCCCTCCAGAACAATTAGCTATGCGTCCAATATATTCTAGTGATATTTATGCTCTAGGATCGACTTGTTTATATTTAATGACGGCAAAATCGCCCAAAGACATACCCTGTAATGAGTTAACAGGAGAACTTTTGTGGGAAAAAGAGGTTAAAATTAGTAACGGTTTTGTGAAAGTGTTACGCAAGATGTTAGAAGTTGATGTTCGTCTTCGCTATCAATCGGCAAAAGAGGTAATGGATGAACTGGATATTGCTCCTTATGAAGAAGAATTACAAAAAGGTTTAGTGACGAATACAAAAACCGTGATTCCTACGCCATCTGAAACTAACGATGAATATACTCACGTTTCAGCTACTTCTCGGTTAGCGATGGCAATTAGAGCTAGAAAATCTCGTCAGGGAAAAACAAAGTATCTTACTCAAATTAATGCTGAAAGTATTTTAGTTGCTTATTCTCAGGGCAGAATGGATTTTAGTAAACAAACTTTTAATCAATTTAATTTTATGGGGGCAAATATACCTCTAATTAATTTTCGTCATTGCACGATGACTCAGTGTAATTTTGAAGAGAGTTATTTAAAAGGAGCGAATTTTTATAGTGCAATTTTAATTAAAACAAAGTTTGCTAAAGCTAATCTTAAAAAAGTTCACTTTATGAAAGCAGATTTACAATCAGCAGATTTTCGAGGTGCAGATTTAGAAGGTGCAAATTTAGAAGGTGCAAATCTTAATGATGCTAATTTCTGTGGTGCTAATTTAACGAATGTTAGCGTAGAAGAAGATCAATTACAACAAACTCAAACTAATTGGAATACTATTTTCCCTGATGGAAAGCGTCGTTTATGGTAA
- a CDS encoding VWA domain-containing protein, translating into MNTESIVTNRDYTLIIDKSGSLTTDDGTGKTRWEIAQESTFSLAQKCDDIDPDGITVYLYSGRFRRYDNVTADKIREIYRQNEPMGKSDLKSVLQDALNNYFQRKASGTAKVNGETMLIITDGVPDEPKEIIRLIIEATHKIDRDEELGISFIQIGKDKKATEYFKALDDLLQDAGAKYDIVDTITIDDMEDMNLTQVLLNAVID; encoded by the coding sequence ATGAATACTGAATCTATTGTTACCAATCGTGACTATACTCTTATTATTGATAAAAGTGGTAGTTTAACCACCGATGATGGTACAGGAAAAACTCGTTGGGAAATTGCCCAAGAATCAACTTTTTCCCTTGCTCAAAAATGTGATGATATTGACCCTGATGGTATTACTGTTTATTTATATTCAGGACGTTTTAGAAGATATGATAATGTTACTGCTGACAAAATTAGGGAAATTTATCGTCAAAATGAGCCGATGGGGAAATCTGATTTAAAAAGTGTTTTACAAGATGCTTTAAATAATTATTTTCAACGAAAAGCCTCAGGCACAGCTAAAGTTAATGGTGAAACTATGTTAATTATTACTGATGGTGTTCCCGATGAGCCAAAAGAAATTATTCGTTTAATTATCGAAGCTACCCATAAAATTGATCGAGATGAAGAATTAGGAATCTCTTTTATTCAAATTGGCAAAGATAAAAAAGCAACGGAATACTTTAAAGCCCTTGATGATTTATTGCAAGATGCTGGTGCTAAATATGACATTGTCGATACCATCACCATTGATGATATGGAAGACATGAATTTGACTCAAGTTTTGTTAAATGCAGTTATCGATTAA
- the ndhI gene encoding NAD(P)H-quinone oxidoreductase subunit I — MFKFLKQVTDYAKGSVEAAKYIGQGFAVTFDHMKRRPVTVQYPYEKLIPSERFRGRIHFEFDKCIACEVCVRVCPINLPVVDWEFNKSVKKKELKHYSIDFGVCIFCGNCVEYCPTNCLSMTEEYELATYDRHELNYDNVALGRLPTKVTEDSMVTPLKELGYLPKGVIEPHDLPEGSQRAGQNPQDIIKN, encoded by the coding sequence ATGTTTAAATTTCTCAAACAAGTAACCGATTACGCCAAAGGAAGCGTAGAAGCTGCAAAGTATATTGGACAAGGATTTGCTGTTACATTTGATCACATGAAGCGTCGTCCAGTAACGGTACAATACCCTTATGAAAAACTGATACCCTCTGAAAGATTTAGGGGGAGAATTCATTTTGAATTTGATAAATGTATCGCCTGTGAAGTTTGTGTTCGTGTTTGCCCGATTAATCTTCCCGTTGTGGATTGGGAATTTAACAAATCCGTCAAAAAGAAAGAATTAAAACACTATAGTATTGACTTTGGCGTGTGTATCTTCTGTGGTAATTGTGTAGAATATTGCCCCACCAATTGTTTATCTATGACGGAAGAATACGAATTAGCGACTTATGATCGTCATGAATTAAATTATGATAACGTCGCTTTAGGGCGTTTACCTACAAAAGTAACAGAAGATTCAATGGTAACACCTCTCAAAGAATTAGGTTATTTACCAAAAGGCGTTATCGAGCCCCATGATTTACCTGAAGGTAGTCAACGTGCTGGGCAAAATCCTCAAGATATAATCAAAAATTAA
- a CDS encoding NADH-quinone oxidoreductase subunit J produces MEISQGVQFVAFGILSVMMIGAALGVVLLDNIVYSAFLLGGVFISISGLYLLLNADFVAAAQILVYVGAVNVLILFAIMLVNKTENFQQVKGRWIRKIATGLVCLGLFALLSTMVLVTPWQLSTISPSVIENTIVMIGKHFFSDYLLPFEIASVLLLMAMVGAIILARRDLIPTAQKTREIYTTSLTLPEKPRDLIEAGSDKN; encoded by the coding sequence GTGGAAATATCACAAGGTGTTCAATTTGTAGCGTTTGGAATCCTTTCTGTCATGATGATTGGAGCGGCTTTAGGGGTAGTTTTATTAGATAATATTGTTTACTCCGCTTTTCTTTTGGGAGGAGTATTTATAAGTATATCGGGTTTATATCTATTACTTAATGCCGATTTTGTTGCCGCCGCACAAATTTTAGTTTATGTTGGTGCAGTCAATGTGCTAATTCTGTTTGCAATTATGTTGGTGAATAAAACCGAAAATTTTCAACAAGTAAAAGGTAGATGGATTCGTAAAATTGCCACTGGTTTAGTTTGTCTTGGCTTATTTGCTTTATTAAGTACAATGGTTTTAGTTACTCCTTGGCAATTATCCACAATTTCTCCGTCTGTCATTGAAAACACAATTGTGATGATTGGCAAACATTTCTTTAGTGATTATCTTTTACCTTTTGAAATTGCTTCTGTTTTACTTTTGATGGCAATGGTAGGAGCAATTATTTTAGCCCGTAGAGATTTAATTCCTACAGCTCAAAAAACAAGAGAAATATATACTACTTCTTTGACGTTACCAGAGAAACCTAGAGACTTAATTGAAGCAGGTAGTGATAAGAATTAA
- the nuoK gene encoding NADH-quinone oxidoreductase subunit NuoK has product MQLQYFLILAAALFCIGIYGLVTSRNAVRVLMSIELLLNAVNLNLIGFSNYLDPSEIKGQVFAIFVITIAAAEAAVGLAIILAIYRNRDTIDMERFNLLKW; this is encoded by the coding sequence ATACAACTACAATATTTTTTGATTTTGGCAGCCGCCTTATTTTGTATCGGTATTTATGGTTTAGTTACCAGTCGTAATGCCGTAAGAGTTTTAATGTCCATTGAATTGTTACTCAATGCTGTTAATCTTAATTTAATAGGATTTTCCAATTATTTAGATCCTAGTGAAATTAAAGGACAAGTTTTTGCAATATTTGTAATTACTATCGCAGCAGCAGAAGCCGCAGTTGGTTTAGCTATTATTTTAGCTATTTATCGTAACCGTGACACCATTGATATGGAACGTTTTAACCTTTTAAAATGGTAA
- a CDS encoding DUF2808 domain-containing protein, which produces MKIFQTIKNFVKSSNYFFFFAVFICFSDLFLLVNNQHKAFSKSLLTQVLATDINFFRASPRLIRSHPTYTFPDVISTYIFDIEIPENADNNLKKIVINQQQNTETITFFPDKTKAFILNKYQKPLDLNSTLNVSDNQNEIIINLLQPATPGDKIRLTIKARNPLYGGIYQFGITVYPEGNNPQSLYLGIARFHFDMRGGRL; this is translated from the coding sequence ATGAAAATTTTTCAAACTATTAAGAACTTTGTTAAGAGTAGTAATTATTTTTTCTTCTTTGCTGTTTTTATATGTTTTTCTGATTTATTTTTATTAGTAAATAATCAACATAAAGCATTCTCAAAATCACTATTAACACAAGTTTTAGCAACGGATATTAATTTTTTTCGAGCTTCTCCTCGTTTAATTAGAAGTCATCCTACCTATACTTTTCCCGATGTTATCTCTACATATATTTTTGATATTGAAATTCCTGAAAATGCTGATAATAACTTAAAAAAAATAGTCATTAATCAGCAACAAAATACAGAAACTATTACTTTTTTTCCTGATAAAACTAAGGCTTTTATTTTGAATAAATATCAAAAACCTCTTGATCTTAATAGTACTTTAAATGTTAGTGATAACCAAAATGAGATCATTATCAATTTATTACAACCAGCAACTCCTGGTGACAAAATTAGATTAACTATTAAAGCCAGAAATCCTCTTTATGGTGGAATATATCAATTTGGTATAACTGTTTATCCTGAAGGGAATAATCCTCAGAGTTTATATTTAGGTATTGCTAGATTTCATTTTGATATGCGTGGAGGAAGACTTTAA
- the dndD gene encoding DNA sulfur modification protein DndD, which yields MMIFKELVLENFGPYRGKNIINLIPEKGLDNTPIILLGGMNGGGKTTLMDSIRLALYGRRSQCSNRENLSYNDYLIQCVNNQISLGEKTRIELTFEHIINEQWIELKIVRYWDKNTKDGKDNLGVIEGEFPELNLTENWDEYVENFLPLGISNLFLFDGEQVKELAEQDLPTNAVKEAMKSLLGLELADKLVSDLDVLINRKDKILDQEIAGQKFSDVEQELLILEEQKKDLLEELNFEEKQLKIVNQKYRHASDNLKDEGGKIAVQKHQLRDRQKSLENQIEIIYSELIYIASQNFPLILITDLLNNLKIKLEEESMLLKIKNSQDLWKEKDYKLLSFLDNLDIDPNKYSKIQDFLQSENLLLEQQLNSHQIYLEADDITLPKLDNILRNLLPNQQNQVQEKLIKLTQLQKELIGVEETILRVDSPQAYQKLEEEYKNQEKALIKIKTKCETIKQTLNAIEKKIIEITKKLSHYGNNNLQNLQVQHIIEMMPKVKHTLSLFKQKLTLRKLNKLELEVTNCFRYLLHKSNFVAKVVIDADTFALNLYDYHSLVIPKNRLSAGEKQLLAIALLWGLARVSGRNLPIAIDTPLGRLDSSHRYNLIERYFPTASHQVILLSTDTEIAESEVNFLREKQVIAREYLLDYDSKTNQTTVKSGYFF from the coding sequence ATGATGATTTTTAAAGAATTAGTATTAGAAAATTTTGGTCCTTATAGGGGAAAAAATATTATTAATTTAATTCCTGAAAAAGGATTAGATAATACTCCAATTATTTTATTAGGAGGAATGAATGGTGGTGGAAAAACTACCCTAATGGATAGTATTAGATTAGCACTTTATGGAAGAAGATCTCAGTGTTCTAATAGAGAAAACTTAAGTTATAATGACTATTTAATTCAGTGTGTTAATAATCAAATTTCTTTGGGAGAAAAAACTAGAATAGAGTTAACTTTTGAACATATAATTAATGAGCAATGGATAGAATTAAAAATTGTTCGTTATTGGGATAAAAATACTAAAGATGGGAAAGATAATTTAGGTGTTATTGAAGGAGAATTCCCCGAGCTAAACTTAACAGAAAATTGGGATGAATATGTCGAAAATTTTTTGCCTTTAGGTATTTCTAATTTATTTTTATTTGATGGTGAACAAGTTAAAGAATTAGCCGAACAAGATTTACCAACTAATGCCGTTAAAGAAGCGATGAAATCTTTATTAGGGTTGGAGTTGGCTGATAAATTAGTCTCAGATTTAGATGTTTTAATTAATAGAAAAGATAAAATATTAGATCAAGAAATTGCTGGTCAAAAATTCTCTGATGTTGAACAAGAATTACTTATATTGGAAGAACAAAAAAAAGATTTATTAGAAGAATTAAATTTTGAAGAAAAACAACTAAAAATAGTTAATCAAAAATATCGTCACGCTTCTGATAATCTTAAAGATGAAGGGGGAAAAATTGCAGTACAGAAACATCAATTACGTGATAGGCAAAAGTCTTTAGAAAATCAAATAGAAATTATTTATTCAGAATTAATATACATAGCTAGTCAAAATTTTCCTTTAATTTTGATTACTGATTTATTAAATAATCTCAAAATAAAACTTGAAGAAGAATCCATGTTATTAAAAATAAAAAATTCTCAAGATTTATGGAAAGAAAAAGATTATAAATTATTATCTTTTCTTGATAATTTAGATATTGATCCAAATAAATATAGTAAAATACAAGATTTTTTACAATCAGAAAATTTATTATTAGAGCAGCAGTTAAATTCTCATCAAATTTATTTAGAAGCTGATGATATTACATTACCTAAACTTGATAATATTTTACGAAATTTATTACCAAATCAACAAAATCAAGTACAAGAAAAATTAATTAAATTAACACAATTACAAAAAGAATTAATAGGGGTAGAAGAAACGATTCTTCGTGTAGATTCTCCTCAAGCATATCAAAAATTAGAAGAAGAATATAAAAATCAAGAAAAGGCTTTAATTAAGATTAAAACTAAATGTGAAACTATTAAACAAACTTTAAATGCCATTGAAAAAAAAATAATAGAAATCACAAAAAAACTCAGTCATTATGGTAATAATAATTTACAAAATTTACAAGTACAGCATATTATTGAAATGATGCCAAAAGTTAAACATACTTTAAGTTTATTTAAACAAAAATTAACTTTAAGGAAGTTAAATAAATTAGAATTAGAAGTCACAAATTGTTTTCGTTATCTACTTCATAAATCTAATTTTGTAGCCAAAGTGGTAATTGATGCGGATACTTTTGCTTTAAATTTATATGATTATCATAGTTTAGTTATTCCAAAAAATCGTTTATCGGCGGGAGAAAAACAATTATTAGCGATTGCTTTATTGTGGGGATTAGCAAGAGTTTCTGGAAGAAATTTACCTATTGCTATTGATACTCCTTTAGGACGACTTGATTCTTCTCACCGTTATAATTTAATTGAGCGTTATTTTCCTACGGCTTCTCATCAGGTGATTTTGCTTTCTACTGATACAGAAATCGCTGAATCGGAGGTTAATTTTTTACGAGAAAAACAAGTGATCGCCAGAGAGTATCTTTTAGATTATGATAGTAAAACTAATCAAACTACCGTTAAATCTGGTTATTTTTTCTGA
- a CDS encoding STAS domain-containing protein codes for MTLKIHTKITQLNTMHLILNGQLDAITAPDLDQFIIKLDHNIKNLVLDFESLNFVSSAGLRILAKARKTMKSRQGQVCFVNLSPQVKKVFNIVKAVPISDVFQNIEELDAYLMKMQNQNN; via the coding sequence ATGACACTAAAAATTCACACAAAAATCACCCAATTAAATACTATGCACCTTATTCTTAATGGGCAATTAGATGCGATTACTGCACCTGATTTAGACCAATTTATTATTAAACTTGATCATAATATCAAAAATCTTGTCCTAGATTTTGAGAGTCTTAATTTTGTTTCTAGTGCTGGATTACGAATTTTGGCGAAGGCTAGAAAAACGATGAAATCTAGGCAAGGACAAGTATGTTTTGTCAATCTTAGTCCTCAAGTTAAGAAAGTTTTTAACATTGTTAAAGCTGTGCCAATTTCTGATGTTTTTCAAAATATAGAAGAACTTGATGCTTATTTAATGAAAATGCAAAATCAAAATAATTAA